Proteins encoded together in one Amblyraja radiata isolate CabotCenter1 chromosome 11, sAmbRad1.1.pri, whole genome shotgun sequence window:
- the drd1 gene encoding D(1A) dopamine receptor gives MRLNTTTVDGGAKGAEKDSSFRVLTGCFLSLLILSTLLGNTLVCVAVIRFRHLRSKVTNFFVISLAVSDLLVAILVMPWKAVSEIAGFWPFGSFCNIWVAFDIMCSTASILNLCIISVDRYWAISSPFRYERKMTPNVAFVMISVAWTLSILISFIPVQLNWHKAKPTTVLDYNSSHHPGDNCDSSLNRTYAISSSLISFYIPVAIMIVTYTRIYRIAQKQIRRISALERAALHAKNCQSNRSSGSNVDMQPPESSFKMSFKRETKVLKTLSVIMGVFVCCWLPFFILNCIVPFCETQAHASSTAAPLPCVSGSTFDVFVWFGWANSSLNPIIYAFNADFRKAFSTLLGCDTFCNGDAVETVAIHNGVSAYNPGGSLEKVENCVYLIPHSVPCPQENPADPSRCIKLSPVSQHGAVSLLSSNGDYETDVSLEKIIPITQNGQHT, from the coding sequence ATGAGGCTGAATACGACCACCGTGGATGGGGGCGCGAAAGGCGCCGAGAAAGACTCCTCGTTCCGTGTACTCACGGGCTGTTTTCTCTCCTTGCTGATACTCTCCACGCTTCTGGGGAACACTCTAGTCTGCGTGGCCGTCATCAGGTTTCGCCACCTCCGATCGAAAGTCACCAATTTTTTCGTGATCTCATTGGCCGTGTCCGACCTGTTGGTTGCCATTTTGGTGATGCCCTGGAAGGCAGTGAGCGAGATCGCGGGGTTTTGGCCCTTTGGTTCATTCTGTAACATCTGGGTGGCCTTTGATATAATGTGCTCCACGGCCTCTATCCTGAACCTGTGCATCATTAGCGTGGACAGATATTGGGCCATCTCCAGCCCTTTCCGCTACGAGCGCAAAATGACACCTAACGTGGCTTTTGTGATGATCAGCGTGGCTTGGACTCTCtcgatcctcatctcctttataccAGTGCAATTGAATTGGCACAAGGCTAAACCCACCACCGTATTGGACTACAACAGTTCCCACCATCCAGGGGACAACTGTGACTCCAGCCTGAACAGGACCTATGCTATATCTTCGTCCCTGATCAGTTTTTACATCCCAGTGGCCATCATGATCGTCACCTACACCAGGATCTACCGGATCGCCCAGAAACAGATTCGGCGCATCTCGGCGCTGGAGAGGGCAGCTCTGCACGCCAAGAACTGCCAGAGCAACAGGAGCAGCGGCAGCAACGTGGACATGCAGCCGCCCGAGAGCTCCTTCAAGATGTCTTTCAAGCGAGAGACTAAAGTTCTCAAGACCCTGTCGGTCATCATGGGGGTGTTCGTGTGCTGCTGGCTGCCATTCTTTATCCTGAATTGCATCGTGCCCTTTTGTGAGACACAAGCCCACGCCAGCAGCACGGCAGCGCCCTTGCCCTGCGTCAGTGGCAGCACTTTCGATGTGTTTGTTTGGTTCGGCtgggccaactcctccctcaacCCCATCATCTACGCCTTCAACGCGGACTTCCGCAAGGCTTTCTCCACCCTGTTGGGCTGCGACACTTTCTGTAACGGCGACGCGGTGGAGACGGTCGCCATCCACAATGGTGTATCCGCCTACAACCCCGGAGGCTCCCTGGAGAAAGTGGAGAACTGTGTCTACCTGATTCCCCATTCGGTGCCGTGCCCTCAGGAGAATCCAGCGGATCCCAGCCGCTGCATCAAGCTTTCTCCAGTCTCCCAACATGGGGCTGTCAGCCTCCTGTCCAGCAATGGGGACTATGAGACTGACGTGTCGTTGGAAAAAATCATTCCCATCACCCAAAACGGCCAACACACCTGA